The following nucleotide sequence is from Desertibacillus haloalkaliphilus.
CGTTATCGACACACGCGCATTCCAAAACGTAACGGACTTCAAGACGACGATGGTCGAGCAAGTTGCTGAAACTGCTAAGAAGACGTTGGAAACTTACTTGCAACAAGCTAAGGATGCTGGTGTTAAGAACGTGGACTACACGATTGAGTATGGTTCACCAA
It contains:
- a CDS encoding universal stress protein, with product VIDTRAFQNVTDFKTTMVEQVAETAKKTLETYLQQAKDAGVKNVDYTIEYGSPKDIIAHQAPEKLNVDLIMIGATGLNAIERLLIGSVTEYVTRTANVDTLIVRAK